One stretch of Pseudomonas sp. NC02 DNA includes these proteins:
- a CDS encoding FMN-dependent NADH-azoreductase: MTRALLLSFSPHGKAAQTFRLARALLREQAPEAEVVERDYSGQALPALTREYANALTTPGGLSGPATERSEQLIVELEACDLLIICTPVHNFTVPAALKCWIDHVVRIHRSFTVNPQFEKVGLLKDRRTFVLVSSGSSRKNREPDFLTPYLQAILGTVGIHAVDFVYLGAMVRGEAAVQRSLEQAHTQLAEAFDRQAGARAAISAGA, translated from the coding sequence ATGACCCGCGCCCTGCTACTGAGCTTCAGCCCCCACGGCAAGGCCGCCCAGACCTTCCGCCTGGCCCGCGCCCTGCTCCGCGAACAGGCACCCGAGGCCGAAGTGGTCGAACGCGACTACAGCGGCCAGGCCCTGCCGGCGCTGACCCGGGAATACGCCAACGCCCTGACCACGCCCGGCGGCCTGAGCGGCCCGGCAACCGAGCGCTCCGAGCAACTGATTGTCGAGCTGGAAGCCTGTGACCTGTTGATCATCTGCACCCCCGTGCACAATTTCACGGTGCCGGCGGCCCTCAAGTGCTGGATCGACCATGTGGTGCGCATCCACCGCAGTTTCACGGTGAATCCGCAGTTTGAGAAAGTCGGCTTGCTCAAGGACCGGCGCACCTTTGTACTGGTCAGCTCCGGCAGTTCGCGAAAAAACCGCGAGCCCGACTTCCTCACGCCCTACCTGCAGGCGATCCTTGGAACCGTGGGCATTCACGCGGTGGATTTCGTCTATCTGGGGGCCATGGTGCGTGGCGAAGCCGCCGTGCAGCGCAGCCTGGAACAGGCCCACACGCAGTTGGCCGAGGCATTTGACCGGCAAGCGGGCGCCCGGGCGGCAATCAGCGCTGGCGCGTAA
- a CDS encoding GNAT family N-acetyltransferase, giving the protein MNDSVEFVHIESDADCLACFAVMQQLRPKLEGPHAFVQQIQRQRETGYRLLAARENGQVLGLAGYRLTENLLYGRFIYVDDLVVDASLQRRRLGAHLLDEVRQHTRRLGYRYLVLDTGMHMALAQRFYFRQGLLPLGMHFSQDLGQ; this is encoded by the coding sequence ATGAATGACTCTGTTGAGTTTGTGCACATCGAAAGCGACGCCGACTGCCTGGCCTGCTTTGCCGTTATGCAGCAACTGCGGCCAAAGCTCGAAGGCCCGCACGCCTTCGTCCAGCAGATCCAGCGCCAGCGCGAAACCGGCTACCGCCTGCTGGCCGCCCGGGAAAACGGCCAGGTGCTGGGCCTGGCCGGTTATCGCCTGACGGAAAACCTGCTGTATGGGCGCTTTATCTACGTCGATGACCTGGTGGTGGACGCCTCCCTGCAACGCCGACGCCTGGGTGCGCACCTGCTGGACGAGGTACGCCAGCACACCCGCCGCCTGGGCTATCGCTACCTGGTGCTGGACACCGGCATGCACATGGCCCTGGCCCAACGCTTCTATTTTCGCCAGGGCCTGCTGCCACTGGGGATGCACTTTTCACAGGACCTCGGCCAATGA
- a CDS encoding carboxymuconolactone decarboxylase family protein, whose translation MQHRLDYALAAPVGYKALGSVHSYIHGCGLEKELIDLVYLRVSQLNGCAYCLDSHSRDLLKQGVSLEKLMLLAAWREALPLFSPRERAALAWAESVTQVAQTEVPDEHYAEAKALFDDKEIADLTLAIALMNALNRVAISFRKVPAAVKAHMEHGNHE comes from the coding sequence ATGCAACACCGTCTCGACTACGCCCTGGCGGCGCCCGTCGGCTACAAGGCCCTTGGCTCGGTGCACAGCTACATCCACGGCTGCGGCCTGGAGAAGGAATTGATTGACCTGGTGTACCTGCGGGTCTCGCAACTCAACGGCTGCGCCTACTGCCTGGACTCACATTCGCGCGACCTGCTCAAACAGGGCGTGAGCCTGGAAAAGCTGATGCTGCTGGCCGCCTGGCGCGAAGCGTTGCCGTTGTTCAGCCCGCGTGAACGCGCCGCGTTAGCTTGGGCCGAGTCGGTCACCCAGGTCGCACAAACCGAGGTGCCGGACGAACACTATGCCGAGGCCAAGGCCCTCTTCGATGACAAGGAAATTGCCGACCTGACCCTGGCTATCGCCCTGATGAACGCCCTGAACCGCGTCGCCATCAGCTTTCGCAAAGTCCCTGCCGCCGTAAAAGCGCACATGGAGCACGGCAACCATGAATGA
- a CDS encoding PLP-dependent aminotransferase family protein: MSSLPKYQEIYRRFRQAIDQGQLRPGERVPSVRSLAQELKVARGTVETAYQLLVSEGFFLARGQAGTVVAEALPQRSIKSLPVEPEPVAPASAPRLLQLGLPALDSFPRKLWARLVTRQVRRVDVNSLAMGDVRGARSLRVAIAQYLALYRGVECSPEQVFVCAGYSACLALVCDALQMAGQPCWFEDPGYLHARQLLLHLGVQLVPVPVDHDGLDVEEGIRRAPGARLAIVTPAHQSPLGVALGTARRHRLLDWAQAHGGWVVEDDYDSEFRYKGQPLAALKSQDTADRVIYSGSFSKMLFPGLRLGYLVVPRALLPAFEASAGVLQNRSAELLQATTADFLDQGHFTRHLKKMRQLYTVRRGFLVEALASHCGALLQVDEQSGGINLLARLRVDVCDQAVAAAAARAGLGIQAVSGWSIEPGGQQGLLMGFTNLATRQQAVEAALVLREVIDGAL; encoded by the coding sequence ATGTCGTCACTGCCCAAATACCAGGAGATCTACCGGCGCTTTCGCCAGGCCATCGACCAGGGCCAACTGCGCCCCGGTGAGCGGGTGCCGTCGGTGCGCAGCCTGGCCCAGGAACTGAAGGTGGCCCGGGGCACGGTGGAGACGGCCTACCAGTTGCTGGTGAGCGAAGGGTTCTTCCTGGCGCGGGGCCAGGCGGGAACAGTGGTGGCCGAGGCGCTGCCGCAGCGCTCGATCAAGTCGTTGCCGGTTGAACCCGAACCCGTGGCGCCGGCGTCGGCCCCGCGCCTGTTGCAGTTGGGCTTGCCGGCGCTCGACAGCTTTCCGCGCAAGCTGTGGGCGCGGCTGGTCACCCGGCAAGTGCGCCGAGTCGATGTGAACAGCCTGGCCATGGGCGATGTGCGTGGCGCCCGCTCGCTGCGTGTGGCGATCGCGCAATACCTGGCGCTGTACCGGGGCGTGGAGTGTTCGCCGGAGCAGGTGTTCGTGTGTGCCGGTTACTCGGCGTGCCTCGCGCTGGTGTGTGATGCGCTGCAGATGGCCGGCCAGCCATGCTGGTTCGAAGACCCGGGCTACCTGCATGCGCGGCAACTGCTGCTGCACCTGGGGGTGCAGTTGGTCCCGGTGCCGGTGGACCACGACGGGCTTGATGTGGAGGAGGGCATACGGCGTGCGCCCGGCGCCCGGCTGGCGATTGTCACCCCGGCCCACCAGAGCCCGCTGGGGGTGGCCCTCGGTACTGCGCGGCGCCATCGCTTGCTCGATTGGGCACAGGCCCACGGCGGCTGGGTGGTGGAAGACGACTACGACAGCGAGTTCCGCTATAAGGGCCAGCCCCTGGCCGCGCTCAAGAGCCAGGACACGGCCGACCGGGTGATCTACTCCGGCAGTTTCAGCAAGATGCTCTTCCCGGGGCTGCGCCTGGGTTATCTGGTGGTGCCTCGGGCGCTGCTCCCGGCCTTTGAGGCCAGCGCCGGCGTGCTGCAAAACCGCAGCGCCGAATTGTTGCAAGCCACCACGGCGGACTTTCTCGACCAGGGCCATTTCACCCGCCACCTGAAAAAAATGCGCCAGCTCTACACCGTGCGGCGCGGCTTTCTGGTGGAGGCACTGGCCAGTCATTGCGGGGCGCTTTTGCAGGTGGATGAGCAGTCCGGCGGGATCAACCTGCTGGCGCGGCTGCGGGTGGACGTCTGCGATCAGGCCGTCGCTGCGGCCGCCGCACGTGCCGGGCTGGGGATACAGGCCGTGTCGGGCTGGAGCATCGAGCCCGGCGGTCAGCAAGGCCTGTTGATGGGCTTCACCAACCTGGCGACTCGCCAGCAAGCGGTGGAAGCGGCGCTGGTGTTGCGCGAGGTCATCGACGGCGCTTTATGA
- a CDS encoding arginine/lysine/ornithine decarboxylase → MYKDLKFPVLIVHRDIKADTVAGDRVRGIARELEQEGFSIFSAVDYAEGRLVASTHHGLACMLIAAEGAGENTHLMQNMVELIRLARVRAPNLPIFALGEQVTLENAPADAMSELNQLRGILYLFEDTVPFLARQVARAARAYLDGLLPPFFKALVQHTADSNYSWHTPGHGGGVAYRKSPVGQAFHQFFGENTLRSDLSVSVPELGSLLDHTGPLAEAEARAARNFGADHTYFVINGTSTANKIVWHSMVGRDDLVLVDRNCHKSVLHSIIMTGAIPLYLCPERNELGIIGPIPLSEFSPESIRAKIDASPLTRGRPARVKLAVVTNSTYDGLCYNAELIKQQLGNSVEVLHFDEAWYAYAAFHEFFAGRYGMGTSRTADSPLVFTTHSTHKLLAAFSQASMIHVQDGGVRKLDRDRFNEAFMMHISTSPQYSIIASLDVASAMMEGPAGRSLLQEMFDEALSFRRALANLRQHIAAEDWWFSIWQPPLVAGIDRVVTADWLLQPQADWHGFGDIAEDYVLLDPIKVTLVMPGLNAGGALSECGIPAAVVSKFLWERGLVVEKTGLYSFLVLFSMGITKGKWSTLLTELLEFKRSYDANVSLAVCLPSVFQQGPARYQGLGLKDLCDQLHSCYRSNATAKHLKRMYTVLPEIAMKPADAYDLLVKGEVEAVSIDALPGRVAAVMLVPYPPGIPLIMPGERFTESTRSIIDYLAFARTFDSSFPGFVADVHGLQHEDDGSGRCYTVDCIKG, encoded by the coding sequence ATGTACAAAGACCTGAAGTTCCCGGTTCTGATCGTACACCGCGACATCAAGGCCGACACCGTTGCCGGCGACCGCGTCCGGGGCATCGCCCGGGAGCTTGAGCAGGAGGGCTTCAGTATCTTTTCGGCGGTGGACTACGCCGAGGGTCGCCTGGTGGCTTCGACCCATCACGGCCTGGCCTGCATGCTGATTGCCGCCGAGGGGGCCGGGGAAAATACCCATCTGATGCAAAACATGGTGGAGCTGATCCGCCTGGCGCGGGTGCGGGCGCCAAACCTGCCGATCTTCGCCCTCGGTGAGCAGGTCACCCTGGAAAACGCCCCGGCCGATGCCATGAGCGAGCTGAACCAGTTGCGGGGCATTCTTTATCTGTTTGAAGACACCGTGCCGTTTCTTGCCCGGCAAGTGGCCCGTGCGGCTCGCGCCTACCTGGATGGCCTGTTGCCGCCATTCTTCAAGGCCCTGGTGCAGCACACGGCGGATTCCAATTATTCCTGGCACACCCCCGGTCACGGCGGCGGCGTGGCCTATCGCAAAAGCCCGGTGGGGCAGGCGTTTCATCAGTTCTTCGGGGAAAATACCCTGCGTTCGGACTTGTCGGTGTCGGTGCCGGAGCTCGGCTCGCTGCTGGACCACACCGGCCCGTTGGCCGAAGCCGAGGCGCGGGCAGCGCGCAACTTCGGCGCCGATCACACCTACTTCGTGATCAATGGCACTTCCACCGCCAACAAGATCGTCTGGCACTCGATGGTGGGCCGGGATGACCTGGTGCTGGTGGACCGCAACTGTCACAAGTCGGTGTTGCATTCGATCATCATGACCGGCGCCATCCCGCTGTACCTGTGCCCGGAGCGCAATGAACTGGGGATCATCGGGCCGATTCCCCTGAGCGAGTTCAGCCCCGAGTCGATCCGCGCCAAGATCGACGCCAGCCCGCTGACCCGAGGCCGACCGGCCAGGGTCAAGCTGGCGGTGGTCACCAACTCCACCTATGACGGCCTGTGCTACAACGCCGAGCTGATCAAGCAGCAACTGGGCAACAGCGTCGAGGTGCTGCACTTCGACGAAGCCTGGTACGCCTACGCGGCGTTTCATGAGTTCTTCGCCGGGCGCTACGGCATGGGCACCTCGCGCACGGCCGACAGCCCGCTGGTGTTCACCACGCACTCCACCCACAAGCTGCTGGCGGCGTTCAGCCAGGCGTCGATGATCCATGTGCAGGATGGCGGCGTGCGCAAGCTGGACCGCGACCGCTTCAACGAAGCGTTCATGATGCATATTTCCACCTCGCCGCAGTACAGCATCATCGCCTCCCTGGATGTGGCGTCCGCAATGATGGAAGGGCCGGCGGGGCGTTCCTTGCTGCAGGAGATGTTTGACGAAGCCCTGAGCTTCCGCCGTGCCCTGGCCAACCTGCGCCAGCACATCGCCGCTGAAGACTGGTGGTTTTCCATCTGGCAGCCGCCGCTGGTGGCGGGCATTGACCGGGTGGTGACCGCAGACTGGCTGCTGCAACCCCAGGCCGACTGGCATGGCTTTGGCGATATCGCCGAAGACTACGTGCTGCTGGACCCGATAAAAGTCACCCTGGTGATGCCTGGCCTGAATGCCGGCGGGGCTTTGAGCGAGTGCGGAATTCCCGCTGCGGTGGTCAGTAAATTCCTCTGGGAACGTGGGCTGGTGGTGGAAAAGACCGGGCTGTATTCGTTCCTCGTGCTGTTTTCCATGGGCATCACCAAAGGCAAGTGGAGTACCCTGCTCACCGAACTGCTGGAATTCAAGCGCAGTTATGACGCCAACGTGAGCCTTGCTGTGTGTTTGCCATCGGTGTTTCAGCAGGGCCCGGCGCGGTATCAGGGATTGGGTTTGAAGGATCTGTGCGACCAGTTGCACAGCTGTTACCGCAGCAATGCCACGGCCAAGCACCTGAAGCGGATGTACACGGTACTGCCGGAAATCGCGATGAAACCGGCCGACGCCTATGACCTGTTGGTCAAGGGCGAAGTCGAGGCGGTGTCCATCGACGCTTTGCCAGGTCGGGTCGCAGCGGTCATGCTGGTGCCTTACCCGCCGGGCATTCCGTTGATCATGCCGGGTGAGCGCTTTACCGAATCGACTCGCTCG